Proteins found in one Streptococcus anginosus subsp. whileyi MAS624 genomic segment:
- a CDS encoding MupG family TIM beta-alpha barrel fold protein yields MQYTTDQMFNTSLGFSLYTSNNLEDSKQWIRDYKKAGFSFAFTSLNLLEEADQSNKIRPLLQECQKHSIHTFVDINRQVLDSFGIDGLKKLGIVALRIDDGIIDSEIVILSNHFKIVLNASTLTSQKISRLKIQGLKTSQLIACHNYYPKPYTGLSLHKVKQFNQQLHQYNIPVVAFIPGEIKRLPIFEGLPTIEEQRHIKPLQAALECLVAAECDYICIGDNALSASSLSKFSFLAKEVIPLEAAVPSPLYHMIFENRLDSSDYVIRAAYSRQQLKQFKLSGTIRQRYLGDIVIANEKFLRYEKELEICLCNLPLDERQTIIGKVRNEDLALLHYIQPPFKFSFVKLNVK; encoded by the coding sequence ATGCAATATACAACTGACCAGATGTTTAACACTTCTTTAGGCTTTTCCCTTTATACATCCAACAATTTAGAAGACAGCAAACAGTGGATAAGAGATTATAAAAAGGCAGGTTTCTCATTTGCTTTCACATCATTAAATCTTCTTGAAGAGGCAGACCAATCGAATAAAATACGTCCACTGCTTCAAGAATGTCAGAAACATTCTATTCATACCTTTGTAGATATTAATCGTCAAGTTTTAGATAGCTTCGGAATTGATGGATTAAAGAAACTCGGAATTGTTGCCCTGCGGATTGATGATGGCATTATTGATTCTGAGATCGTAATATTATCAAATCATTTTAAAATTGTTTTGAATGCATCCACTCTTACATCTCAAAAAATCAGTCGTCTAAAAATACAGGGACTAAAAACAAGCCAGTTAATTGCCTGCCATAATTATTACCCCAAACCATATACAGGATTGAGCCTTCACAAAGTGAAACAATTCAATCAGCAATTACACCAGTATAATATCCCTGTTGTTGCGTTTATTCCAGGAGAAATAAAAAGATTACCGATTTTTGAAGGTTTGCCAACTATTGAAGAACAGCGCCATATAAAACCTCTGCAAGCTGCTCTTGAATGCTTAGTAGCTGCTGAATGCGACTACATTTGTATAGGGGACAATGCACTCTCGGCCTCCTCACTAAGTAAATTTTCTTTCCTAGCAAAAGAGGTTATTCCATTAGAAGCCGCTGTCCCTTCTCCCTTGTATCATATGATTTTTGAAAATCGACTAGATAGTAGCGATTATGTTATTCGAGCGGCTTATTCGCGGCAACAACTAAAGCAATTTAAGCTATCAGGAACAATTCGGCAACGATATCTCGGCGATATTGTCATTGCCAATGAAAAATTTTTACGCTATGAAAAAGAATTAGAAATTTGTCTTTGCAACCTTCCATTAGACGAACGACAGACTATAATTGGAAAAGTCCGAAATGAAGATTTAGCTTTATTACATTATATTCAACCCCCATTTAAATTTTCTTTTGTGAAATTGAATGTCAAATAG
- a CDS encoding dihydrodipicolinate synthase family protein yields MRDLKKYEGVIPAFYACYDDQGEINPERVRALVEYFLEKGVQGLYVNGSSGECIYQSVADRKLILEEVMAVAKGKLTIIAHVACNNTKDSMELARHAESLGVDAIAAIPPIYFRLPEYSVAQYWNDISAAAPQTDFVIYNIPQLAGVALTPSLYAEMLKNERVIGVKNSSMPVQDIQTFAALGGKDHLVFNGPDEQFLGGRLMGARAGIGGTYGAMPELFLKLNQLIADKELEKAKELQFTINAIIGKLTAAHGNMYSVIKEVLKINENLNIGSVRSPLTPVTGADRPIVEEAARLICAAKEAFL; encoded by the coding sequence ATGAGAGATTTAAAAAAATATGAAGGGGTCATTCCGGCCTTCTATGCTTGCTATGATGATCAAGGCGAGATTAATCCAGAGCGCGTGCGAGCTTTGGTAGAATATTTTCTTGAAAAAGGAGTTCAAGGATTGTATGTCAATGGTTCATCTGGTGAATGTATCTACCAAAGTGTTGCTGATAGAAAATTGATTTTAGAAGAAGTCATGGCGGTGGCAAAAGGGAAATTAACTATTATTGCTCACGTCGCTTGCAACAACACCAAGGATAGTATGGAGTTGGCGCGTCATGCAGAGAGTTTGGGAGTGGATGCTATTGCGGCTATTCCGCCGATTTACTTCCGCTTGCCAGAATACTCGGTTGCCCAATATTGGAACGACATTAGCGCAGCTGCACCACAAACAGACTTTGTGATTTACAATATTCCGCAGTTGGCAGGTGTAGCTCTGACGCCGAGTCTCTATGCAGAAATGCTCAAAAATGAACGCGTGATTGGTGTGAAGAACTCTTCCATGCCTGTCCAAGACATTCAAACCTTTGCAGCACTTGGTGGGAAAGACCACCTCGTCTTTAATGGTCCAGATGAGCAATTCTTAGGCGGTCGCCTGATGGGAGCAAGAGCAGGTATCGGCGGAACGTATGGCGCAATGCCAGAACTTTTCTTGAAGCTCAATCAATTGATTGCGGACAAAGAATTGGAAAAAGCAAAAGAACTGCAATTTACCATTAATGCTATCATCGGGAAATTAACAGCTGCTCATGGGAATATGTATTCCGTCATCAAGGAAGTCTTGAAAATCAATGAAAATCTGAATATCGGCTCTGTCCGTTCTCCATTAACACCAGTGACAGGCGCGGATCGTCCGATTGTAGAAGAAGCGGCGCGCTTGATTTGTGCAGCTAAGGAAGCATTCCTATAA
- a CDS encoding V-type ATP synthase subunit I: MAISHMQELSLLLPKDLLDDVLSYLQNLQSVEIQDLQAKETWQGAFEQELVWNPDKSFSEHLQTLTRRQEKLANMIERLQAFVPKKKLLESLKEAPLEITFVDLEQAGQARDEEALLANIQQQFQVLARAQEVKETAQSEVAELEKWASLDVTPVALKQFKHLRAFVGSIPSNENNQLNARLRDYPNLEVQEIFTSTTESGILVLCKAETAKEMQAFLTELGFKPFEYAFEELPKERLTSLKKTIKEQETVISSTQTQLAASSKELQQLKLQLDYILNLTSRQEIKGDLASTQNLVALEGWIEQEQIEDLKMGLAQQFGGAVLLQIHEMTVADRQRVPTKLKNNALIEPFELVTEMYSLPKYEDKDPTPVVSVFYFIFFGMMAADIGYGLLLFGGTTWALKTLHVKPSLAKNLRFFRILGIGVALWGVIYGSFFGFKLPFALIDTSTDVITILIISVVIGFVTVMTGLYLSGKKNIRMKDYAAAYNSGFAWMLILIGLALLAAGRLFPALAMVGFIGQWLAIVNAVGIVLVSIISAKSLKGLGPALFNLYNISSYVGDLVSFTRLMALGLAGASIGSAFNLIVSLFPPFARFSIGIVLFLALHGINMFLSFLSGYVHGARLIFVEFFGKFYDGGGKAFKPLKPVEKYVHYKK, from the coding sequence ATGGCCATTAGTCACATGCAAGAGTTGTCGTTGCTATTGCCAAAAGATTTGTTGGATGATGTCCTCTCCTATTTGCAAAATCTCCAATCGGTTGAAATTCAGGATTTGCAAGCAAAAGAGACTTGGCAGGGAGCTTTTGAGCAAGAGTTGGTGTGGAATCCTGATAAGTCTTTCTCGGAACATCTTCAAACTTTGACTCGGCGACAGGAAAAACTTGCCAATATGATTGAACGTTTGCAGGCGTTTGTGCCCAAGAAAAAATTACTGGAGTCGTTAAAGGAAGCGCCTTTGGAAATAACGTTTGTGGATTTAGAGCAAGCGGGGCAGGCGCGTGATGAAGAAGCGCTTCTTGCCAATATTCAGCAACAATTTCAAGTGTTGGCAAGAGCACAAGAAGTCAAAGAAACGGCTCAGTCGGAAGTGGCGGAGTTGGAAAAATGGGCAAGTTTAGACGTTACTCCAGTAGCACTTAAGCAATTTAAACATCTTCGTGCGTTTGTGGGAAGCATTCCAAGCAATGAGAACAATCAGCTCAATGCTCGATTACGGGACTATCCTAATCTAGAAGTCCAAGAGATTTTTACCAGTACCACAGAAAGTGGAATTCTTGTGCTATGTAAAGCAGAAACAGCTAAGGAAATGCAAGCATTCTTGACAGAGCTTGGTTTCAAACCTTTTGAATATGCTTTTGAAGAATTACCAAAAGAGCGTTTGACATCGTTAAAAAAAACGATAAAGGAGCAAGAAACGGTTATCAGCTCAACGCAAACGCAGCTTGCAGCTTCCAGTAAGGAACTGCAACAGCTCAAGCTTCAATTGGACTATATTTTGAATCTCACCTCTCGCCAAGAAATCAAGGGAGATCTTGCCAGTACGCAGAATTTGGTTGCTTTAGAGGGCTGGATTGAGCAAGAGCAGATAGAAGATTTGAAAATGGGTCTTGCGCAACAATTTGGTGGGGCTGTCTTGCTTCAAATCCATGAAATGACGGTGGCTGATCGACAGCGAGTCCCGACAAAACTTAAAAATAATGCTCTGATTGAGCCCTTTGAGCTGGTGACAGAGATGTATTCGCTGCCGAAATACGAAGATAAAGATCCAACGCCCGTTGTTTCGGTCTTCTACTTTATCTTTTTTGGCATGATGGCGGCTGATATTGGCTATGGTCTGTTGCTTTTTGGCGGAACGACTTGGGCTTTGAAGACTTTACATGTCAAGCCAAGTCTAGCAAAGAATTTACGCTTTTTTAGAATTTTAGGAATTGGCGTTGCACTCTGGGGAGTGATTTATGGTTCTTTCTTTGGCTTCAAATTGCCTTTTGCGCTCATTGATACTAGCACAGATGTGATCACTATTTTGATTATTTCGGTCGTGATTGGTTTTGTGACAGTCATGACAGGACTTTACCTCAGTGGCAAAAAGAATATTCGCATGAAGGATTATGCGGCAGCTTATAATTCGGGTTTTGCCTGGATGTTGATTCTCATCGGGTTGGCTTTGCTAGCGGCGGGACGACTGTTCCCAGCTCTTGCTATGGTCGGCTTTATTGGGCAATGGCTGGCTATTGTAAATGCTGTGGGCATTGTACTGGTTTCTATTATCAGCGCTAAAAGTTTGAAAGGCTTGGGTCCTGCACTATTTAATCTATATAATATCAGCAGCTATGTGGGAGACTTGGTGAGCTTTACGCGACTTATGGCTTTGGGGCTTGCTGGTGCAAGCATTGGCTCAGCTTTTAACTTAATTGTTAGTCTCTTTCCACCTTTTGCTCGCTTCAGTATTGGCATTGTGTTGTTTCTCGCCCTTCACGGTATCAATATGTTTCTCTCCTTTTTATCAGGCTATGTGCACGGAGCGCGTTTGATTTTCGTTGAGTTTTTTGGGAAATTCTATGACGGTGGCGGAAAAGCTTTTAAACCTTTGAAGCCAGTAGAGAAATATGTCCACTACAAAAAATAG
- a CDS encoding ROK family protein, producing MRKYIAIDIGGTNIKYGLIDDTDTLLEAHEIPTEAHKGSPEILRKVKGIVASYLEQTSVAGICISSAGMVDPDKGEIFYAGPQIPNYAGTQFKKVVEETFAVPCEIENDVNCAGLAEVMSGSGKGANIAICLTIGTGIGGCLLVDGQVFHGFSNSACEVGYVYLPDGAFQDVASTTALVDYVAELHGEDPTMWNGRRIFKEATEGNTLCIQGIDRMVNYLGQGIANICYVVNPEVVILGGGIMGQEAILRPRIEAAMKACLVPSIAEKTKLAFAHHQNAAGMFGAYYHFKNKHH from the coding sequence ATGAGAAAATACATTGCCATTGATATTGGTGGAACAAATATCAAATATGGTCTGATTGATGATACCGACACCTTGCTGGAAGCGCATGAAATACCAACAGAGGCTCATAAAGGCAGTCCAGAAATTTTGCGTAAGGTGAAGGGGATTGTAGCAAGTTATTTAGAGCAGACTTCGGTTGCTGGGATTTGTATTTCCTCAGCTGGAATGGTCGATCCAGATAAAGGAGAAATCTTTTATGCTGGTCCTCAGATTCCGAACTATGCAGGTACTCAGTTCAAGAAAGTGGTAGAAGAAACATTTGCCGTTCCTTGTGAGATTGAAAATGATGTCAATTGTGCTGGCTTAGCGGAAGTTATGTCAGGAAGTGGCAAGGGAGCGAACATTGCGATTTGTTTGACGATTGGAACGGGTATCGGTGGCTGCTTGCTGGTGGATGGTCAGGTTTTTCACGGCTTTAGTAATTCGGCCTGTGAAGTCGGTTATGTGTATCTGCCAGACGGTGCTTTCCAAGATGTGGCTTCAACGACTGCCTTGGTCGATTATGTAGCAGAGCTTCACGGAGAAGATCCTACTATGTGGAATGGCCGCCGCATTTTCAAAGAAGCAACAGAAGGAAATACACTGTGTATCCAAGGAATCGACCGCATGGTCAATTATTTGGGGCAAGGGATTGCGAATATTTGCTATGTGGTCAATCCAGAAGTGGTGATTTTAGGTGGCGGCATTATGGGTCAAGAGGCCATTCTTCGTCCTCGAATTGAGGCTGCTATGAAAGCCTGTTTGGTGCCAAGTATTGCTGAAAAAACCAAGCTCGCTTTCGCTCATCATCAAAATGCTGCGGGGATGTTTGGAGCTTATTATCACTTTAAAAATAAACATCATTAA
- the murQ gene encoding N-acetylmuramic acid 6-phosphate etherase, with protein sequence MDIDQLNTEQANPDSFEIEKMTTKQITSYINREDQKVPLAVAQALPAINNLIDATISQLQQGGRIIYVGAGTSGRLGILDASECPPTYGVEADLVQGIIAGGNRAIHLAQEGAEDDRQAAKIDLSKLKLSDKDMVIGLTASGRTPYVTAALKYAHEQNAQTGSISCVKNAEISTISNYPIEVLVGPEIITGSSRMKAGTAQKLILNMISTTSMIRLGKIYKGYMVDVKPTNEKLVERAQRIIQKTTGANSQEARDIFEKAKGNVKLAILMQLGHLTTEQAENMLLENHQNIALSIETLLQEKENTHEC encoded by the coding sequence ATGGATATTGACCAGCTCAATACTGAACAAGCAAACCCTGATTCGTTCGAGATTGAAAAAATGACTACCAAACAGATTACATCTTATATCAATCGAGAGGATCAAAAAGTACCTTTAGCAGTAGCACAAGCCCTACCGGCAATTAATAACTTAATTGATGCTACTATTTCTCAATTGCAGCAAGGAGGTAGAATCATTTATGTAGGAGCTGGGACATCTGGACGTTTAGGAATTTTAGATGCTTCAGAATGTCCGCCTACTTATGGAGTAGAAGCTGACTTAGTTCAAGGGATTATAGCAGGAGGAAACAGAGCTATTCACCTTGCTCAAGAAGGAGCAGAAGATGATAGGCAAGCGGCTAAAATAGACTTAAGTAAGCTCAAATTATCAGATAAAGATATGGTTATCGGATTAACAGCTTCAGGTCGGACGCCTTATGTAACAGCAGCACTCAAGTATGCCCATGAGCAAAATGCCCAAACAGGTTCCATCTCCTGTGTAAAAAATGCCGAAATTTCTACTATTTCAAATTATCCCATAGAGGTTTTAGTCGGTCCGGAAATAATCACTGGATCAAGTAGAATGAAAGCAGGAACTGCACAAAAATTAATTTTAAATATGATTTCTACTACTAGCATGATCCGTCTTGGTAAAATATATAAAGGTTATATGGTTGATGTGAAACCAACAAATGAAAAACTTGTGGAAAGAGCCCAGAGAATTATTCAGAAAACAACCGGTGCCAACTCACAGGAAGCAAGAGATATATTTGAAAAAGCGAAAGGAAACGTAAAACTTGCGATTTTGATGCAACTAGGTCATTTAACTACAGAGCAAGCGGAAAATATGTTACTTGAAAATCACCAAAACATTGCGCTGTCTATTGAGACTTTATTACAAGAAAAGGAGAATACCCATGAATGTTGA
- a CDS encoding MurR/RpiR family transcriptional regulator, with the protein MKNTQRIMARIESHFDSMTELEKRIANYFLNPSSIYDDLSSQKVAKTLYISQAALTRFAKKCGFKGYREFNFQYIHQLQGSIEQTEHLQNDLSRRVLRNYAQIRQQTEELVDEDKLLRVANLIEAADRVYFFGTGSSGLVARDMKLRFMRIGVICEALTDQDGFAWTTSILDENCLVIGFSLSGGTQSIINSLIDAQAMGAKTVLVTGHPNKVKETFTEIITVAIQSKPEYILRISAQFPMLLMIDLLYAFFLEIDRERKEKIFNSFWENQKLNGYYRRHK; encoded by the coding sequence ATGAAAAATACGCAACGTATCATGGCGAGGATTGAAAGCCATTTTGATAGTATGACCGAGTTAGAAAAGCGGATTGCAAACTACTTTTTAAACCCTTCTAGTATCTACGACGATCTTTCCTCACAAAAAGTTGCGAAAACTCTCTACATCTCCCAAGCAGCATTGACTCGCTTTGCAAAAAAATGCGGATTTAAAGGCTATAGAGAGTTTAATTTTCAATATATTCACCAATTGCAAGGTAGTATTGAGCAAACAGAACATTTACAAAACGACCTATCTCGTAGAGTTCTACGAAACTATGCTCAAATCCGTCAACAAACTGAGGAATTGGTTGATGAAGACAAATTGCTACGCGTTGCCAATCTTATTGAAGCAGCTGACCGCGTCTATTTCTTTGGAACGGGAAGCTCTGGTCTTGTCGCACGCGATATGAAATTGCGCTTCATGCGGATTGGTGTTATCTGCGAAGCTTTGACAGATCAAGACGGCTTTGCTTGGACAACCAGTATCCTAGATGAAAATTGCTTGGTTATTGGATTTTCTTTGTCCGGAGGAACGCAATCTATCATCAACAGCCTCATCGACGCTCAAGCAATGGGCGCTAAAACGGTGTTAGTAACAGGGCACCCCAACAAAGTCAAAGAAACCTTCACTGAAATCATCACTGTTGCCATTCAAAGCAAACCAGAGTATATTTTACGCATTTCAGCACAATTTCCTATGCTACTTATGATCGACCTCCTTTATGCCTTTTTCCTAGAAATTGACCGAGAAAGAAAAGAAAAAATCTTCAACAGCTTTTGGGAAAATCAAAAATTAAACGGCTATTACAGACGACACAAATAA
- a CDS encoding MurR/RpiR family transcriptional regulator, with protein sequence MAIIHNQISGLTKAEQKLLNYIEKNLLHIEELTIRNLAEQAEVSTATVSRLAKKFGYSNFAKFKLELSKTKYDNLYNGSILSNDSLSDLVLKLASSYTESIKQTVELLKIEELEQASTLLNQASKIYLFGVGASGTVCSDFYYKLNRIGKNCVYVQDSHVQMASIASASSKDLAIGISYSGLTKEVVAPLQFAKKQRVFTIAITGVGINPLTQLGDLVFRVPKHEQELRVGAIDSRNNTLFLTDLLYLAMIQKDSEQLGRLLEDTQLLTKSLKY encoded by the coding sequence ATGGCAATCATACATAATCAAATAAGCGGTTTAACAAAAGCAGAACAAAAGTTGTTAAACTATATAGAAAAGAACCTTTTGCACATTGAAGAATTAACTATTCGGAATTTAGCAGAACAAGCAGAAGTGTCGACTGCTACAGTGAGTAGATTGGCGAAAAAATTCGGCTATTCAAATTTTGCTAAGTTTAAATTAGAATTATCAAAAACCAAGTATGATAATTTGTATAATGGTAGTATTCTGTCCAATGATAGTTTGAGTGATTTAGTGCTAAAATTAGCAAGTTCTTACACAGAATCAATCAAGCAGACAGTGGAGCTTCTAAAAATCGAAGAGCTGGAACAAGCGAGTACTTTACTAAATCAAGCAAGTAAAATTTATCTGTTTGGGGTAGGTGCATCCGGAACAGTATGTAGTGATTTTTATTATAAGTTAAATAGGATTGGAAAAAACTGTGTGTATGTCCAGGATAGTCATGTTCAAATGGCCAGTATTGCTTCAGCAAGTAGTAAAGATTTAGCAATTGGAATAAGCTATAGTGGATTGACAAAGGAGGTTGTTGCTCCACTACAATTTGCAAAAAAACAAAGAGTATTCACGATTGCCATTACAGGTGTTGGGATAAATCCGCTGACGCAGTTAGGGGATCTTGTATTTCGTGTCCCTAAACATGAACAAGAGTTGAGAGTGGGAGCTATTGACTCTAGAAACAATACTTTATTTTTAACAGACCTGCTGTATCTTGCTATGATTCAAAAGGATAGTGAGCAGTTAGGAAGGTTATTAGAAGATACACAATTATTAACCAAGTCTTTGAAATATTAG
- a CDS encoding YesL family protein, whose protein sequence is MEKRGSQLIRSIFDTDNFFMKICEKILDLVTVNLIFLLSCLPIVTIGIAKVSLYQTLFAIKGARRVKVTATYVQAFRKNWKVGLKLSLLELLIVGISLFDLLLFWRQETMPFQMLKATCIGVIIFASLLFLCVYPLAAKFEMTVKDLLQTGLIMVSLHFLWFFLMIALLAVIVFFLSSSGFVLLLGFTLFVLVGFAALVFLQLPIMETIFNKYKR, encoded by the coding sequence ATGGAAAAGAGAGGTTCTCAGTTAATACGAAGTATATTTGATACAGATAATTTCTTTATGAAAATATGTGAGAAAATATTAGATTTGGTGACTGTGAACCTCATCTTTCTTTTGTCTTGTCTACCGATTGTCACGATTGGCATTGCAAAAGTTAGCTTGTATCAGACCTTGTTTGCAATCAAGGGTGCACGTCGTGTAAAAGTCACAGCAACGTATGTGCAAGCATTTAGGAAAAATTGGAAGGTCGGTTTAAAACTTAGTTTGCTAGAGCTGCTGATTGTAGGAATCAGTCTATTTGACCTCCTGCTTTTTTGGAGGCAGGAAACCATGCCGTTTCAAATGTTAAAAGCAACCTGTATCGGCGTCATCATTTTTGCTAGTTTGCTATTTTTATGTGTCTATCCTTTGGCAGCTAAGTTTGAAATGACGGTAAAAGATCTCTTACAAACAGGACTGATCATGGTGAGTTTGCATTTTCTGTGGTTCTTTTTGATGATAGCCTTATTAGCTGTAATTGTCTTTTTCCTCTCTAGTTCAGGATTTGTATTGCTACTGGGCTTTACTCTTTTTGTATTAGTTGGCTTTGCAGCCTTAGTTTTTTTGCAATTGCCTATTATGGAAACTATTTTTAATAAGTATAAACGATAA
- a CDS encoding PTS transporter subunit EIIC, producing MNVEQVATELLNNVGGSNNIKSNANCMTRLRLGLKNPELANIEKLKKIDGVLGVVEADTLQIIFGPGIVTKVAQAFAELSHLPLGSIDETIDVENLTKINKSANKQKHDKPLQRFLQKIANIFIPLLPGIIAAGMINGITNIINVSTGNAFAMAWWYQCIRTMSWGLFTFLPIFVGMNAAKEFKGSPILGAIAGAMYVSVPSMPLLTKGILLPLVNKAYSTGIGGLLAALFGGILFAYLERTIRKFMPDFLDTFLTPLLTVIIGGFLALLIIQPLGELITGSIFTTLNFFYEKLGVLGGYLLSAGFLPLVSVGLHQALTPIHVLLNNPSGPTSGINYLLPILMTAGGGQVGAGLALYLKTKNKKLKQITRDSLPVGILGIGEPLMYAVTLPLGKPFITACLGSGFGGILAVLFHLGTVTQGVSGLFGLLIMVPGTQIQFVIAMLGAYLAGFVITWFFGVDEERINAIYN from the coding sequence ATGAATGTTGAACAAGTGGCAACTGAACTTTTAAACAATGTTGGCGGATCCAATAATATAAAAAGTAATGCCAATTGCATGACTCGGTTAAGACTAGGACTTAAAAACCCTGAATTGGCTAACATTGAAAAATTAAAGAAAATTGATGGCGTTTTAGGAGTTGTAGAAGCGGATACTTTGCAGATTATTTTTGGGCCTGGCATTGTTACTAAAGTAGCTCAAGCATTTGCGGAACTCTCTCATCTTCCTCTCGGAAGCATAGACGAAACTATCGATGTTGAAAATCTCACCAAAATAAATAAAAGTGCTAATAAGCAGAAGCATGACAAACCACTACAACGCTTTTTGCAAAAAATAGCCAATATTTTCATCCCTTTATTACCAGGAATCATCGCTGCAGGAATGATTAATGGCATCACCAACATCATCAATGTTTCAACGGGAAATGCCTTTGCCATGGCATGGTGGTATCAATGTATTCGGACAATGAGTTGGGGATTATTTACGTTTCTACCAATCTTTGTTGGCATGAATGCTGCAAAAGAATTTAAAGGTAGCCCAATTTTAGGTGCAATTGCTGGCGCTATGTATGTAAGTGTTCCCTCTATGCCATTACTAACAAAAGGGATTTTACTTCCTCTTGTAAACAAAGCTTATTCAACCGGAATCGGTGGGTTATTAGCGGCTTTATTTGGCGGTATTTTATTTGCTTATTTAGAACGCACCATCAGAAAATTTATGCCAGATTTTCTTGATACATTTCTCACACCACTGCTGACAGTCATTATTGGTGGGTTTTTAGCTTTGCTGATCATTCAACCACTTGGTGAGTTGATTACGGGAAGTATTTTTACTACTTTAAACTTCTTCTATGAAAAATTAGGTGTCCTTGGAGGTTATCTCTTATCAGCAGGATTTTTACCTCTTGTTTCAGTAGGACTACACCAAGCACTCACCCCTATCCATGTTCTCCTTAACAATCCATCTGGACCAACATCAGGGATTAACTATCTACTTCCAATTTTAATGACAGCTGGGGGCGGACAAGTGGGGGCAGGTCTTGCTCTTTATCTGAAAACGAAAAACAAAAAATTAAAACAAATCACGCGCGACTCTTTACCAGTTGGAATACTAGGAATTGGTGAACCACTAATGTACGCTGTCACTCTACCTCTTGGGAAGCCATTTATCACAGCATGTCTTGGTTCTGGCTTTGGTGGTATCTTAGCTGTATTATTCCACTTAGGTACTGTCACTCAAGGGGTATCAGGCTTATTTGGTTTGTTAATAATGGTGCCTGGTACACAAATCCAATTTGTTATTGCAATGCTTGGTGCCTACTTAGCTGGCTTTGTAATCACCTGGTTCTTTGGTGTGGACGAGGAGCGAATCAATGCAATATACAACTGA
- a CDS encoding carbohydrate ABC transporter permease: MKQKKISAFTVISTIILLVLTVLFVFPFYWILTGAFKSQPDTIVIPPQWWPKMPTLENFEQLMVQNPALQWMWNSVFISLATMFLVCITSSLAGYVLAKKRFYGQRILFATFIAAMALPKQVVLVPLVRIVNFMGIHDTLAAVILPLVGWPFGVFLMKQFSENIPTELLESAKIDGCGEIRTFWNVAFPIVKPGFAALAIFTFINTWNDYFMQLVMLTSRQNLTISLGVATMQAEMATNYGLIMAGAAMAAVPIVAVFLVFQKSFTQGITMGAVKG, encoded by the coding sequence ATGAAACAGAAAAAAATCAGTGCCTTTACGGTTATTTCAACGATTATTCTATTGGTGTTGACCGTTCTCTTTGTTTTCCCTTTCTATTGGATTTTGACCGGAGCCTTTAAGTCTCAACCAGACACGATTGTCATTCCACCTCAATGGTGGCCTAAAATGCCAACACTAGAAAATTTTGAGCAGTTAATGGTGCAAAACCCAGCCTTGCAATGGATGTGGAATAGTGTCTTTATCTCGCTAGCGACCATGTTTTTGGTCTGCATTACATCTTCTTTAGCAGGTTATGTTTTAGCGAAGAAACGCTTTTATGGTCAACGAATCCTTTTTGCAACTTTTATCGCGGCTATGGCTCTGCCTAAACAAGTAGTACTGGTTCCTTTGGTCCGTATTGTCAACTTTATGGGAATTCATGATACACTAGCTGCGGTTATTTTGCCTCTTGTCGGTTGGCCTTTTGGAGTTTTCCTCATGAAACAATTTAGTGAAAATATCCCAACGGAATTGTTGGAATCTGCTAAGATTGATGGCTGTGGTGAAATTCGGACTTTTTGGAATGTAGCTTTTCCAATTGTAAAACCAGGTTTTGCTGCCCTTGCCATTTTTACCTTTATCAACACATGGAATGATTACTTTATGCAATTGGTCATGCTGACATCGCGGCAGAATCTAACGATTTCACTAGGGGTAGCAACGATGCAGGCTGAAATGGCGACCAACTACGGTTTGATTATGGCTGGTGCTGCTATGGCAGCTGTTCCGATTGTAGCTGTCTTCTTGGTATTCCAAAAATCCTTCACGCAAGGTATTACCATGGGAGCTGTGAAAGGATAA